One window of Natrinema sp. SYSU A 869 genomic DNA carries:
- a CDS encoding MarR family transcriptional regulator codes for MVERVPWMAPVDYEILLFFDEHHIQVSPKVIAANIDYDRQYVGKRCGTLADADLLESVGTGLYQLTDTGHAYLEGQLDVSELEIDE; via the coding sequence ATGGTCGAGCGGGTCCCATGGATGGCTCCTGTTGATTACGAGATTCTGCTCTTCTTCGACGAGCACCATATCCAAGTTTCTCCAAAAGTGATTGCAGCGAACATCGACTACGATCGTCAGTATGTGGGTAAGCGATGTGGGACACTCGCTGATGCAGATCTTCTGGAATCCGTTGGTACCGGCCTCTATCAGCTCACGGATACCGGGCACGCATATCTCGAGGGCCAACTCGACGTGAGCGAACTCGAGATTGACGAGTAG
- a CDS encoding glycosyltransferase family 4 protein, protein MDIGFVTNVVFPFVKGGAEKRIHEIGTRLAAEGHDVTIYGRHFWDGPQVMDYEGMTLYGVAPAQELYEDERRSITEAIDFSARLLPHLRRNVDDHDIIVASLFPYFPVLASKLTTLGTDTPLITTWHEVWLDYWDDYLGRLAPFGKGIERLTAKTPHYPIAVSSVTADRLTEIGPSRDRIEVVPNGIDVNQIESTEPTSDGFTVLYAGRLIKDKHVDLLLEAFDKIAHTVPDATLGIIGDGPERDRLEKQAQALEHADRVTMLGFLEEYDDVLAHMRAADVFASPSTREGFGITFAEAMAADCTVIAAEHPESAASEVIGDAGFLASPTADDLAAVLERALTGERPNTEPTARAQQYDWDTVAEQAEQCYRRAIDDEW, encoded by the coding sequence ATGGATATCGGTTTCGTGACGAACGTTGTTTTTCCTTTCGTGAAAGGCGGTGCGGAAAAGCGCATCCACGAAATCGGCACTCGCCTTGCAGCAGAGGGGCACGATGTCACGATTTACGGCCGCCACTTCTGGGACGGTCCACAGGTGATGGACTATGAAGGGATGACACTCTACGGCGTCGCACCGGCGCAAGAGCTCTACGAGGACGAACGCCGATCGATCACGGAAGCGATTGACTTCTCCGCTCGGTTACTCCCACATCTCCGACGAAACGTCGACGATCACGATATCATCGTCGCATCTCTCTTTCCTTACTTTCCCGTCCTCGCCTCGAAGCTCACCACCCTCGGAACCGACACGCCGCTAATCACAACTTGGCACGAAGTCTGGCTCGACTACTGGGATGATTACCTCGGTCGGCTTGCTCCCTTTGGCAAGGGCATCGAGCGACTCACGGCCAAAACGCCACACTATCCGATCGCCGTCTCGAGCGTCACCGCCGATCGACTCACCGAAATCGGCCCGTCCCGGGATCGGATCGAGGTCGTCCCGAACGGAATCGACGTGAACCAGATCGAATCGACAGAGCCGACAAGTGATGGCTTCACCGTCCTCTACGCGGGCCGCCTGATCAAGGACAAGCACGTCGATCTGCTCCTCGAGGCCTTCGACAAAATTGCACACACTGTCCCCGACGCGACCCTCGGCATCATCGGTGATGGGCCAGAACGCGATCGCCTCGAGAAACAAGCCCAAGCCCTCGAGCACGCCGACCGCGTGACGATGCTCGGATTTTTAGAGGAGTACGACGACGTACTCGCCCACATGCGCGCGGCGGACGTCTTCGCCTCGCCTTCGACCCGCGAAGGCTTCGGGATCACGTTCGCGGAGGCGATGGCCGCGGACTGTACCGTTATCGCAGCGGAGCATCCCGAATCAGCTGCCTCCGAGGTCATCGGTGACGCGGGCTTCCTCGCGTCTCCGACCGCCGACGACCTCGCAGCAGTACTCGAGCGAGCCCTCACTGGCGAGCGGCCGAACACGGAACCCACGGCCCGAGCCCAACAATATGACTGGGATACCGTCGCTGAACAAGCGGAACAGTGTTACCGTCGTGCGATCGACGACGAGTGGTAG
- a CDS encoding sulfatase, with product MSIEPDNVILLSADALRADHLSCYGYHRDTSPVLDEFAEESIRFTQAYSASSHTREAVPALLTGEYPDVAIDANYRLVADTIASRLSEAGFKTGGFHSNPFVSRAYGFDQGFDEFDDDLHFGQHKLVALAQRALDKLRNRHYARAEEINDRSLSWVDSLASNDSFFLWNHYMDTHGPYEPPEDYQRLYCQETVSDSKAQSLYQRAIKDPDSITDEERQLLIDLYDAEIRYNDERIGEFLESLRKRNLLEDSLLIVTADHGDAFGEHGYYEHPRYLHDEITHVPLFVRPPGGVDGSEVASPTSTLDVAATLEDVVGATTQSEGQSLLELGGKSDTVDRTVFLQARGEDEHSHLRRYALRTADGACFCERDRENDILEFTSCTSRSHREELEAHIAERVRRENGEAAADDGEVDDEIERRLSALGYKE from the coding sequence ATGAGTATAGAGCCGGACAATGTGATCTTGCTTTCGGCGGACGCCCTCCGGGCGGATCATCTCTCCTGTTATGGCTATCATCGGGATACCTCACCCGTGTTAGATGAGTTCGCCGAAGAGTCGATTCGGTTTACCCAGGCCTATAGCGCGAGTTCTCACACCCGCGAAGCAGTCCCCGCATTACTCACTGGCGAGTATCCCGACGTCGCCATCGACGCGAATTATCGGCTCGTGGCGGACACGATCGCGTCTCGGCTTTCGGAGGCAGGGTTCAAGACTGGTGGTTTCCACTCGAATCCGTTCGTCTCGAGAGCATATGGCTTCGATCAGGGATTCGACGAGTTCGATGACGACCTCCACTTCGGGCAGCACAAGCTTGTTGCGCTAGCCCAGCGAGCATTGGATAAGTTGCGGAATCGGCACTATGCTCGAGCGGAAGAGATCAACGATCGGTCTCTCTCGTGGGTTGATTCGTTGGCTTCTAACGACTCGTTCTTCCTCTGGAATCACTACATGGATACGCACGGTCCATACGAACCACCGGAAGACTACCAGCGGCTGTACTGTCAGGAGACGGTTTCGGATAGCAAAGCTCAATCACTCTACCAGCGTGCGATCAAGGACCCGGATTCGATTACGGATGAAGAACGCCAACTGTTGATCGATCTGTACGACGCCGAAATCCGGTACAACGACGAACGGATCGGAGAGTTTCTGGAATCGCTTCGAAAGCGGAATCTGCTCGAGGATTCGTTGCTGATTGTTACAGCTGATCATGGCGACGCCTTTGGGGAACACGGCTATTACGAGCACCCACGATACCTGCACGACGAGATTACGCATGTGCCGCTGTTCGTCCGTCCACCGGGTGGCGTTGACGGCTCAGAGGTGGCGTCACCGACGAGTACACTAGACGTTGCTGCGACACTCGAGGACGTAGTCGGTGCTACTACGCAGAGTGAGGGACAGTCATTGCTCGAGTTAGGCGGTAAGAGCGATACGGTCGATCGAACAGTATTTCTCCAAGCACGTGGCGAAGATGAGCATAGCCACCTCCGTCGGTACGCGCTTCGGACGGCTGATGGCGCATGTTTCTGCGAACGCGATCGAGAGAACGACATACTCGAGTTTACGTCGTGTACGAGTCGGTCACATCGCGAGGAACTTGAGGCCCATATTGCGGAGCGGGTTCGACGCGAAAACGGTGAAGCAGCGGCAGATGACGGCGAAGTAGACGACGAAATCGAACGACGATTGAGTGCGCTCGGATATAAAGAGTAA
- a CDS encoding glycosyltransferase family 4 protein: protein MIQDDWWPRTGGGPVHVKELSVALADQFGHTIDIYTRALDMDGQAHTNTETFANGNVRVHRLKPSTEYWNPIGRVSSLVTPLPHLVTEDFDIVHGHTFLPAVPTRTAGAVTDAATVFTVHGTALTSGVGRDESALSHVKRRLERLFILNFDYDHVISVNTEHLDLLGDHHTDLSCVPNGVNLERFDVDVEQRDEILFLGRLAPKKRVSDLIEAFDRIADEIPDTDLVIVGTGPKSDELKAQAKQLGIDDRVHFEGRVSDEAIPRYYRRASLFVLPSVWEGHPLTLLEAWAAEVPVITSDVEGIAEFVDHEETGYLVPPKSPAELGDAMQYALSNPEARQEWAANAYDLVQAEYSWEGVAERTNRIYERIASTR, encoded by the coding sequence ATGATTCAAGACGACTGGTGGCCACGAACCGGTGGCGGTCCAGTCCACGTCAAGGAGCTTTCAGTAGCGCTCGCTGATCAATTCGGCCATACGATCGACATCTATACGCGGGCGTTAGACATGGACGGGCAAGCCCACACCAACACGGAGACGTTCGCCAATGGCAACGTGAGAGTGCATCGGTTGAAGCCATCGACGGAGTACTGGAACCCGATCGGTCGCGTCTCGTCCCTCGTGACACCGCTTCCACACCTTGTCACGGAAGATTTCGATATCGTTCACGGTCACACGTTCTTACCAGCAGTCCCGACGCGGACGGCAGGGGCAGTAACCGATGCAGCAACCGTCTTTACAGTTCACGGGACAGCACTGACATCCGGCGTCGGTCGCGATGAGTCTGCTCTGTCCCACGTTAAGCGTCGTCTCGAGCGGCTATTCATCCTCAACTTCGATTACGATCACGTCATCTCGGTCAATACCGAACATCTCGACCTGCTCGGCGACCACCACACGGATCTCTCCTGCGTTCCGAACGGCGTCAACCTCGAGCGATTCGACGTCGATGTCGAGCAGCGTGATGAAATCCTGTTCCTTGGCCGTCTCGCACCCAAAAAACGGGTGAGTGATCTTATCGAGGCCTTCGATCGAATCGCAGACGAAATTCCGGACACGGACCTCGTTATCGTCGGTACTGGACCGAAGAGTGACGAACTGAAAGCGCAGGCGAAGCAACTGGGTATCGACGATCGCGTTCACTTCGAAGGGCGGGTCTCCGACGAGGCGATCCCTCGGTACTATCGGCGTGCCAGCCTGTTCGTGTTACCCTCCGTGTGGGAGGGGCACCCGCTGACGCTGCTTGAGGCATGGGCGGCCGAGGTGCCAGTCATCACGAGCGATGTCGAGGGAATCGCCGAGTTCGTCGACCACGAGGAAACGGGTTACCTCGTTCCGCCGAAGTCGCCGGCCGAGCTCGGCGACGCGATGCAGTACGCGCTGTCGAACCCGGAGGCACGGCAAGAGTGGGCTGCGAACGCCTACGACCTCGTGCAAGCTGAGTACTCGTGGGAAGGGGTGGCCGAACGGACGAACCGCATCTACGAGCGGATCGCGTCGACACGCTGA
- a CDS encoding alkaline phosphatase family protein has protein sequence MTEKSPTILVGLDGLDWDEIDNWINDSSLQTLSSLVDSGESSDLKSTHPPWTPCAWPSLLSGRNPGKHGVFDFFTRDGNEKRLIERSDVDSPYLFEAADPHDLTSVVINYPVTHPVPEMENGAVVPGYLAQEDVSFHPGHLREEYEAEYDEYVIYPEYGTDDDTVSEYVDVARHRRDMAYFLDERYDWDLMAVQFQVTDSIFHDLDDRDEIRQVLEKVDEFVGDIIELGGDDPSVFIASDHGMGDYEWTFYVNSWLAEQGYCETATGDAQYFRQQKDALKGKDNENNSTSPLESAVGTTANVLSKVGLSPHRVHRGLSTVGLAGAVERFFPEDALVAAQNQVVDHANSEAFQLYFNSLGVHLNVQDRDPDGQIPQSEYEETRTELIKKLEQVRDPNGELVFEAVRPREDVYEGKHLEDAPDIVLVPRDYQYDVSGSILDTFRRYPHKNHKPDGILLSNRDLICDDHAEIYDIAPTVAAALGIPVDTNTDGEVLLGDINEIEYADWDELAAGYVNEQSDADMSGVEDRLADLGYME, from the coding sequence ATGACGGAAAAGTCACCGACGATCCTTGTTGGTCTTGACGGACTGGACTGGGACGAGATCGACAACTGGATCAACGATAGCAGCCTCCAAACTCTCAGTAGTCTTGTTGACAGTGGAGAATCTTCAGATCTCAAAAGTACTCATCCTCCTTGGACACCATGTGCTTGGCCGTCTCTCCTCTCTGGCCGAAACCCCGGCAAGCACGGTGTTTTCGACTTCTTCACTCGGGATGGCAATGAGAAGCGACTCATCGAACGCTCTGACGTCGATTCTCCGTACCTATTCGAGGCAGCTGACCCTCATGATCTCACCTCAGTAGTCATCAACTATCCTGTCACACACCCAGTACCAGAGATGGAAAATGGAGCAGTCGTGCCTGGATATCTCGCTCAAGAAGATGTATCGTTCCATCCGGGACACCTGAGAGAGGAGTACGAAGCAGAGTACGACGAGTACGTTATCTACCCCGAGTACGGAACTGACGACGACACTGTCAGCGAATACGTCGATGTCGCCCGTCACCGCCGAGACATGGCCTACTTCCTCGACGAACGCTACGACTGGGACCTGATGGCCGTCCAGTTCCAGGTCACCGACTCGATCTTCCACGATCTCGACGACCGAGACGAGATTCGTCAGGTCCTCGAGAAGGTCGACGAGTTTGTCGGCGATATTATTGAACTCGGCGGCGACGATCCATCTGTTTTCATTGCATCGGATCACGGGATGGGCGACTACGAGTGGACGTTTTACGTCAATTCGTGGCTGGCCGAACAGGGATATTGTGAGACGGCGACGGGCGATGCGCAGTACTTCCGACAGCAGAAGGATGCTCTGAAGGGGAAAGACAACGAGAACAATAGCACTAGTCCACTCGAGAGCGCAGTCGGAACCACCGCGAACGTTCTCTCGAAAGTCGGCCTTTCTCCACACCGTGTCCACCGTGGTCTCTCCACAGTCGGGCTCGCAGGAGCGGTCGAGCGGTTTTTTCCCGAAGATGCGCTCGTAGCCGCGCAGAATCAGGTCGTCGATCACGCCAATTCAGAGGCGTTCCAACTGTATTTCAACAGTCTCGGTGTACACCTGAACGTCCAGGACCGCGATCCGGACGGCCAGATTCCGCAGTCGGAGTACGAGGAGACGCGCACCGAACTCATCAAAAAACTCGAGCAGGTCCGTGATCCCAACGGCGAGCTGGTCTTTGAGGCAGTCCGCCCCCGCGAAGACGTCTACGAAGGGAAACACCTTGAGGACGCACCGGATATCGTCCTCGTCCCGCGGGACTACCAGTACGATGTGAGCGGCTCTATCCTCGATACGTTCCGGCGCTATCCTCACAAGAACCACAAGCCGGATGGGATCCTCCTATCGAACCGCGACCTGATCTGCGACGATCACGCCGAAATCTACGATATTGCACCGACTGTCGCAGCGGCACTCGGGATTCCTGTGGATACGAACACGGACGGCGAAGTCCTGCTCGGGGACATCAATGAGATCGAGTACGCGGACTGGGATGAACTCGCGGCGGGATACGTGAACGAGCAGTCCGATGCGGATATGTCGGGCGTCGAAGATCGACTCGCCGATCTCGGCTATATGGAGTGA
- a CDS encoding glycosyltransferase, translating to MVQSDKMIQKPERVLMLSGQLGAAGTPQVILNITKHLRDKINIEIAYLGGKDELVPEFEQHEINVHRLGDNPLSVKSVMSLQQHLQKHNYDLIHTHMVTGGAIGRVVGKLTQTPVVSTVHTSYNNRPMTAKVPDLLTSPFADANVCVSDAVKQSLPTVYKRWAQTEVAHNCIDVEQVRQTGAVTWNDLEWTTDIDRDAQLIVNVARYDPKKRREDLIEALPHVLEEHPRAKLVLTGQGPRKR from the coding sequence ATGGTACAATCAGACAAAATGATCCAAAAGCCGGAACGGGTACTGATGTTATCTGGACAACTAGGAGCTGCCGGAACACCACAAGTAATACTGAATATCACGAAACATCTGCGCGATAAGATTAATATTGAAATAGCATATTTAGGGGGAAAGGACGAACTTGTTCCAGAGTTTGAACAGCACGAGATCAATGTTCACCGATTAGGTGATAATCCGCTCTCGGTAAAATCTGTTATGTCTCTCCAACAGCACTTGCAGAAACATAACTACGATCTCATACATACACACATGGTGACAGGTGGTGCAATCGGGAGAGTTGTTGGTAAACTTACCCAGACACCTGTCGTTTCGACAGTCCACACGTCGTATAACAATCGGCCTATGACGGCAAAAGTGCCGGATCTTCTCACGAGTCCATTTGCAGATGCTAACGTGTGCGTGTCTGACGCTGTGAAACAATCGCTACCGACAGTGTACAAACGGTGGGCGCAGACAGAGGTAGCACACAACTGTATTGACGTAGAGCAGGTCCGACAGACCGGCGCTGTCACGTGGAACGACCTTGAGTGGACGACGGATATCGACAGAGATGCACAGCTTATCGTGAATGTTGCTCGATACGACCCGAAAAAGCGCCGAGAAGATCTGATCGAAGCTTTACCACATGTTCTGGAGGAACATCCCCGTGCAAAATTGGTGTTGACGGGACAAGGGCCCCGAAAAAGGTAA
- a CDS encoding sulfatase, producing MRSNILFVIFDTARADIVSEMIEADELPALKRLAESGEYFSSVFSTSPWTLPSHASMFTGQRSHDHGAHYDSPTFDPSVTPLPAALSDSGYRTVGISGNPWISPEFGFDVGFDALSMKWDLFWNGDDISAAFGKDSFNEQLLALVDNLSVRNVPKTILNTLYAKFLSGRSDKGGQLTATRTSRWLQKHTNDAEPFFYFVNFLEPHLEYNPPDELAAQYVSDIGGTKTVNQDPWKYLFDEVKMGTAEFEALRGLYKAELVYTDKLLGQILDTLDETGLSKDTAVIVAGDHGENIGDHGLMDHQYGLHDTLVQIPLIVRTPQENTVTETDSLIELRDLYPTILSLADCTIPPDETVSSNSLYEDGEREHVCATYLHPPDRDLSLGNRREKTDVRKLINRRLRMVRTNKYKLIDPHDGEARTVNVGSEEDSDDTDLCSGVTERLLEIADDEGLPLDPTGEKQVELSEHSRQQLEDLGYL from the coding sequence ATGCGATCAAATATTTTGTTTGTAATTTTTGATACTGCTCGTGCTGACATTGTCTCAGAGATGATTGAAGCAGACGAGTTGCCAGCACTGAAGCGATTAGCGGAGTCTGGCGAGTATTTCTCGTCGGTATTCTCGACCTCACCATGGACACTCCCTTCCCACGCATCTATGTTTACGGGACAGCGATCGCACGACCACGGCGCACACTACGACTCGCCGACGTTTGACCCATCTGTGACACCCCTACCAGCCGCGCTGAGTGACAGTGGCTATCGAACGGTCGGTATTTCTGGGAACCCATGGATCAGCCCTGAGTTTGGGTTCGACGTAGGGTTTGACGCATTGTCAATGAAGTGGGACCTCTTCTGGAACGGCGACGACATCTCCGCTGCCTTCGGGAAAGATAGCTTCAATGAGCAACTATTAGCTCTTGTCGACAATCTCTCTGTAAGGAACGTACCAAAGACCATCCTTAACACGCTGTATGCGAAATTCCTGTCAGGTCGATCTGACAAGGGAGGTCAGCTGACAGCTACTCGTACCTCACGATGGCTTCAAAAGCACACCAACGATGCTGAGCCCTTCTTCTACTTTGTCAACTTTCTTGAACCACACTTAGAATACAACCCACCGGATGAACTGGCAGCCCAGTATGTCTCAGATATAGGGGGGACAAAGACCGTCAACCAAGATCCCTGGAAATACCTCTTCGACGAAGTTAAGATGGGAACCGCTGAATTTGAAGCCCTCCGTGGACTCTACAAGGCGGAGCTCGTATACACTGATAAACTCCTCGGACAGATTCTCGATACGCTTGATGAAACGGGGTTATCAAAGGACACTGCAGTCATTGTCGCCGGCGATCACGGTGAAAATATTGGCGATCACGGGCTGATGGACCATCAGTACGGTCTTCACGACACGTTAGTTCAGATTCCGCTGATTGTCCGTACTCCCCAAGAGAACACCGTTACCGAAACCGACTCACTTATCGAACTTCGTGACCTCTATCCAACAATTCTCTCACTGGCTGACTGTACTATCCCTCCTGACGAGACGGTATCCTCAAACTCGCTGTATGAGGACGGCGAGCGAGAGCACGTGTGTGCAACGTATCTCCATCCACCAGACCGGGACTTAAGCCTCGGCAATCGCCGGGAAAAAACGGACGTTCGAAAACTCATTAATCGGCGACTTCGTATGGTTCGGACGAACAAATACAAACTCATAGACCCTCACGACGGCGAAGCCCGGACAGTTAACGTTGGAAGCGAGGAGGATTCAGACGATACGGACCTCTGCAGTGGAGTCACAGAGAGGTTGCTTGAAATCGCAGATGATGAAGGGTTGCCGCTTGATCCGACTGGCGAGAAGCAAGTCGAACTTTCCGAGCATAGTAGGCAGCAACTAGAGGATCTAGGATATCTATAG
- a CDS encoding sulfatase-like hydrolase/transferase, with protein MDEIDDRESSSPFFLWTHYMDLHAPIHPGSASELDDIGTIKSLFYDAGRAARNHVPYDRLYDGALRYVDKNIGKLIEHLKDNNIWGETTLIVTGDHGEALYDRQGVYGHPRHYHYDELLHVPLLINIPGENGRRISAPVSLAWLHELVSDAVNIERGEFPSKSGSRDLFQEPASKPIVSDTLDEEGHTVSVRDEQTKYIVNELTPGGDIEWDYANAHRSYLYNKDRGERNPIDRESNFLELAESLVTLPSTLPRVDGDFDDDVEDRLRDLGYKM; from the coding sequence ATTGACGAAATTGATGACCGAGAGTCTAGTTCACCGTTCTTCCTCTGGACACATTACATGGATTTGCATGCGCCTATTCATCCGGGTTCTGCATCGGAATTGGATGATATCGGGACCATCAAATCTCTGTTTTATGATGCTGGGCGAGCTGCCCGGAATCATGTTCCCTACGACCGGCTTTATGACGGGGCTCTTCGTTACGTCGATAAAAATATCGGGAAACTCATTGAACATTTAAAAGACAACAATATCTGGGGTGAAACTACGCTTATTGTTACTGGAGACCACGGAGAGGCACTTTACGACCGGCAAGGCGTATACGGTCATCCCCGGCACTATCATTATGACGAATTATTGCATGTGCCACTTTTGATCAATATTCCTGGTGAGAATGGTCGACGGATCTCTGCACCTGTTTCATTAGCTTGGCTGCACGAGCTAGTTTCTGATGCTGTTAACATTGAGCGAGGAGAATTCCCCTCTAAGAGCGGTTCTAGAGATCTATTTCAGGAACCGGCATCGAAGCCGATTGTTTCTGATACGCTTGATGAGGAAGGGCATACGGTCTCAGTGAGAGACGAGCAAACGAAATATATTGTCAATGAGCTAACCCCAGGTGGTGATATTGAATGGGATTATGCTAATGCTCACAGATCATATCTCTATAATAAGGACCGGGGAGAACGTAATCCTATAGATAGAGAATCCAATTTTCTTGAATTAGCCGAGTCTCTGGTAACATTACCATCAACTTTGCCACGAGTAGATGGCGACTTTGATGACGATGTCGAAGACCGATTGCGCGACCTAGGATATAAAATGTAA
- a CDS encoding polysaccharide pyruvyl transferase family protein, with protein sequence MQILLLRTWIANIGNGFIDKGARAAIERAFPDAEIIEASGHPNLVGGRKTKGLLPNVFSGRDESAYGELYRHSSHTPLQNTVNIGELVDVDIAVLPGCILYEHVLEKYYPVFEKLVEDDTPLVLLGAGGGDYDRETQRYVKQFINEVEPAGLITRDRDAYESYSDDVPHAHDGIDCAFFINEWYDPPTATDEYDVATFDKQTTPKIVSNRRVVHTDHYPFEQPYGNLWQKIKKMKSQWNLFNKDDVFVSDSIRDYLFLYANTRVTHSDRIHACVPTLVYGNRAQFWFDTPRGALFEKVLDEDIQDEPVSVNQNLLKKAKQKQVEALQSMISNSL encoded by the coding sequence ATGCAAATTCTACTATTGCGAACCTGGATCGCAAATATTGGAAATGGATTTATCGATAAAGGAGCAAGGGCAGCTATCGAGCGTGCATTCCCCGATGCAGAGATCATCGAAGCGAGTGGTCACCCAAATTTAGTTGGAGGTCGTAAGACGAAAGGACTCCTGCCGAACGTCTTTTCTGGCCGGGATGAATCGGCGTATGGAGAGTTGTATCGACATTCTAGCCATACTCCACTCCAGAATACCGTCAACATTGGTGAATTAGTGGATGTTGACATAGCGGTTCTCCCGGGCTGTATTCTATACGAACACGTATTGGAAAAGTACTATCCAGTATTCGAAAAGCTTGTAGAGGATGACACCCCGCTCGTTCTGTTAGGAGCTGGAGGTGGAGATTACGATCGCGAAACCCAGCGATATGTCAAGCAATTTATCAATGAAGTAGAGCCAGCAGGGTTAATAACTCGAGATAGGGACGCGTACGAGTCATACAGCGACGACGTACCGCATGCCCATGATGGGATTGACTGTGCGTTCTTCATCAATGAGTGGTATGACCCGCCGACCGCTACCGACGAGTATGATGTTGCAACCTTCGATAAACAAACTACTCCTAAGATCGTGTCCAATAGAAGAGTAGTCCATACGGACCATTATCCGTTTGAGCAACCCTACGGGAACCTCTGGCAGAAAATCAAGAAAATGAAATCTCAATGGAACTTGTTCAACAAGGATGACGTATTCGTATCCGATTCGATTCGAGATTATCTGTTCTTGTATGCAAACACGCGGGTTACACACTCCGATCGGATCCACGCCTGTGTGCCGACACTTGTCTACGGAAACCGTGCACAGTTCTGGTTCGATACGCCGAGAGGAGCTCTCTTCGAGAAAGTCCTCGATGAGGATATCCAGGACGAGCCCGTTTCAGTCAATCAAAACTTGCTAAAGAAAGCTAAACAAAAACAAGTTGAAGCGCTTCAGAGTATGATCAGCAATTCACTCTAA
- a CDS encoding flippase → MGSKDIADVGQAGILVLLGTVLSMFSGFLFRLVGARYLTTDQFGLVVLGISLVNIASLPCLFGLNQGVVRFIAAEKNGQYRDTYITVSILTVVALGGIAGFLGLLFKDTIKNELFGSATPDLLLYIFLCTIPIFALLKLIGGILRGEMNSKGFVRISKIIRPGLKLILAGVAVFVFGTSTSVAVAFFVSTLFTTSAGLYLVWAEGWRPQIIQSAKITQLYRFSLPLLISSSIFILLSYLDKMLIAYYQGPDHVAIYEVAVTIVSLLGLFRSAFGFLLYPKLTEQLADGNEAIIAPMYQQTTKWILGLTTPAFAALALRPDFLIFLFGEQYEVAEIKPLLVLLGLGLFLNAVTGPNGEAMLGFGRSKSVLIYNTIAVSINFVLNIVLIPKYGLVGAATASLLGYTAMNILKSIDLYLMHNILVVSIESVLMSVVSFTVVTFGLILFHLTFIW, encoded by the coding sequence ATGGGGTCAAAAGATATAGCAGATGTCGGTCAAGCAGGTATTCTTGTCTTGCTCGGCACTGTTTTGAGCATGTTCTCTGGATTCTTATTTCGCCTTGTCGGTGCCCGCTATCTCACTACTGATCAATTTGGGTTAGTTGTACTTGGAATCTCACTCGTTAATATTGCATCTCTCCCCTGCCTCTTCGGTTTGAACCAGGGCGTCGTTCGGTTTATCGCAGCTGAAAAGAACGGGCAATACCGGGATACGTACATTACGGTCTCAATTCTTACTGTAGTTGCGCTTGGAGGCATCGCTGGATTCCTTGGACTTCTCTTCAAAGACACAATCAAGAACGAGCTATTTGGGAGTGCTACTCCTGATCTGTTACTCTATATCTTTCTATGTACGATTCCAATTTTTGCTCTCTTGAAACTGATTGGCGGGATTCTTCGGGGAGAAATGAACTCAAAGGGTTTCGTGCGGATATCTAAGATTATTCGACCAGGATTAAAGCTCATACTAGCAGGGGTTGCAGTCTTTGTATTCGGCACAAGCACGTCGGTAGCAGTCGCATTTTTCGTTTCAACTTTATTTACAACCTCGGCTGGATTGTACCTTGTATGGGCGGAAGGATGGCGACCGCAGATCATTCAGTCTGCAAAGATAACTCAGCTCTATCGATTTAGTCTTCCGTTGTTAATTTCGTCTTCAATATTCATATTATTATCGTATCTCGATAAGATGCTCATTGCGTATTACCAGGGTCCTGATCACGTAGCAATATATGAAGTTGCAGTTACTATTGTTTCACTTCTCGGCCTCTTTAGGTCTGCATTTGGGTTTCTCCTTTATCCGAAACTCACTGAACAACTCGCTGATGGGAACGAGGCAATCATCGCACCAATGTACCAGCAAACTACAAAATGGATATTAGGGCTGACAACGCCCGCATTTGCTGCTCTTGCCCTTCGGCCTGATTTTCTAATATTCCTATTCGGGGAACAGTACGAAGTCGCGGAGATAAAACCGCTGTTAGTCCTTTTAGGACTTGGACTATTTTTGAATGCAGTTACAGGACCGAATGGGGAGGCGATGCTCGGATTCGGCCGATCAAAGTCAGTACTCATCTACAATACTATCGCAGTTTCAATCAATTTCGTCCTCAATATCGTGCTGATACCCAAATACGGGTTAGTAGGGGCCGCCACAGCATCGCTTCTCGGGTATACTGCTATGAATATCCTCAAGTCAATTGATCTGTACCTCATGCACAATATTCTTGTGGTCTCAATTGAATCGGTCCTGATGTCTGTAGTTAGTTTCACAGTCGTAACTTTCGGACTTATTTTATTCCATCTAACATTCATATGGTAG